In Amycolatopsis coloradensis, one genomic interval encodes:
- a CDS encoding enoyl-CoA hydratase-related protein: MPTLRQDAPVFLLDLGDDENRFSPSWLETVHSQLDTVVAYPDPAVLVTVGSGKFYSNGLDLEWLTSNPAQAAQYVADVHELLARVLTLGVHTVAAINGHAFGAGAMLAMAHDFRVMRADRGYYCFPEADINIPFTPGMAALIQGKLTPTAAIASMTTGRRFGGTDARDLGLVDAVAEKPALLEYATDLVRPLAGKDRGTLSAIKTTMFSPAVTALRAK; the protein is encoded by the coding sequence ATGCCCACGCTGCGCCAAGACGCCCCGGTGTTCCTGCTGGACCTCGGAGACGACGAGAACCGCTTCTCGCCCTCCTGGCTGGAAACCGTCCATTCCCAGCTGGACACCGTCGTCGCCTATCCGGATCCGGCCGTGCTGGTCACCGTCGGCTCCGGGAAGTTCTACTCGAACGGCCTCGACCTCGAATGGCTCACCAGCAACCCCGCACAGGCCGCGCAGTACGTCGCCGACGTCCACGAACTGCTGGCCCGCGTGCTCACCCTCGGCGTGCACACGGTCGCCGCGATCAACGGGCACGCGTTCGGCGCCGGGGCCATGCTGGCGATGGCGCACGACTTCCGGGTGATGCGCGCCGACCGCGGGTACTACTGCTTCCCCGAAGCGGATATCAACATCCCGTTCACGCCGGGGATGGCGGCGCTGATCCAGGGCAAGCTCACCCCCACCGCCGCGATCGCGTCGATGACCACGGGGCGGCGGTTCGGCGGGACGGACGCGCGTGACCTGGGGCTCGTCGACGCCGTCGCCGAGAAGCCCGCGCTGCTGGAGTACGCGACCGACCTCGTCCGCCCGCTGGCAGGCAAGGATCGCGGCACGCTGTCCGCGATCAAGACGACGATGTTCAGCCCGGCCGTCACCGCGCTTCGCGCCAAGTAG
- a CDS encoding acyl-CoA desaturase: MTSVLRHPDSEERQAPQPLLSGEQTPTENFLVKLFAVVPLLALAASVPFAWGWGLGWVDLGLAAGFYFLTGLGVTIGFHRYFTHGAFKANRGLRIALAVAGSMAMQGPVIGWVADHRRHHAFADREGDPHSPWRFGTTPAALARGFWHAHMGWLFDREKTNAQRFAPDLLADRDIARIDRLFPLLTVVTLLAPAVLGGVITMSWWGAVTAFFWASLVRVALLHHVTWSVNSLCHMIGDRPFAARDKSANFWPLAIASMGESWHNSHHADPTGARHGVRRGQLDISARLIWLFEKAGWATDVRWPKADRLGRKLNPGHSLSLGRSASRG, encoded by the coding sequence ATGACTTCAGTTCTAAGACACCCGGACAGCGAAGAGCGGCAGGCGCCACAGCCCCTGCTGTCCGGGGAGCAGACCCCCACCGAAAACTTTCTCGTCAAGCTGTTCGCGGTAGTGCCCCTGCTGGCGCTCGCCGCCTCCGTCCCCTTCGCGTGGGGCTGGGGCCTCGGCTGGGTGGACCTCGGCCTGGCCGCCGGGTTCTACTTCCTCACCGGTCTCGGCGTGACCATCGGTTTCCACCGCTACTTCACCCACGGCGCCTTCAAGGCCAACCGCGGCCTGCGGATCGCCCTCGCGGTCGCCGGCAGCATGGCCATGCAGGGCCCGGTCATCGGCTGGGTCGCCGACCATCGGCGCCATCACGCCTTCGCCGACCGCGAGGGCGACCCCCACTCACCGTGGCGGTTCGGCACCACCCCGGCCGCGCTGGCCCGCGGCTTCTGGCACGCCCACATGGGGTGGCTTTTCGATCGCGAGAAGACCAACGCGCAGCGGTTCGCCCCCGATCTGCTCGCCGACCGTGACATCGCCCGGATCGATCGCCTGTTCCCGCTGCTCACCGTCGTCACGCTGCTCGCGCCCGCCGTCCTCGGCGGCGTGATCACGATGTCGTGGTGGGGCGCGGTCACCGCCTTCTTCTGGGCGAGCCTGGTCCGCGTGGCGCTGCTGCATCACGTCACCTGGTCGGTGAACTCGCTCTGTCACATGATCGGCGACCGCCCGTTCGCCGCCCGCGACAAATCCGCGAACTTCTGGCCGCTCGCGATCGCCTCGATGGGCGAGTCCTGGCACAACTCCCACCACGCCGACCCCACCGGCGCCCGGCACGGCGTCCGCCGTGGCCAGCTCGACATCTCGGCGCGGCTGATCTGGCTGTTCGAGAAGGCGGGCTGGGCGACGGACGTCCGCTGGCCCAAGGCCGACCGTCTCGGCCGCAAGCTCAACCCCGGCCACTCCCTGTCACTGGGCCGGAGCGCAAGCCGGGGCTGA
- a CDS encoding DoxX family protein, with amino-acid sequence MTTAYVIVTVVGAIMAAFSAASIFFRAKWVVQPLADYGVPRGWWTPLGVAKAAGALGLIAGLWVPVLGVAAGIGLVLYFAGAVITVLRARWPSHVAFPLMYMAPVAASLVLGFAA; translated from the coding sequence ATGACCACCGCCTATGTCATCGTCACCGTCGTCGGAGCCATCATGGCCGCCTTCTCGGCCGCCTCGATCTTCTTCCGCGCCAAGTGGGTCGTACAGCCGCTGGCCGACTACGGCGTTCCCCGCGGCTGGTGGACGCCGCTCGGCGTCGCCAAGGCGGCGGGTGCGCTCGGCCTGATCGCCGGCCTGTGGGTGCCCGTGCTCGGCGTCGCGGCCGGGATCGGCCTGGTGCTCTACTTCGCCGGCGCCGTGATCACCGTGCTCCGCGCGCGCTGGCCGTCGCACGTCGCGTTCCCGCTGATGTACATGGCGCCCGTCGCCGCCTCGTTGGTGCTCGGCTTCGCCGCTTGA
- a CDS encoding TetR/AcrR family transcriptional regulator, translating into MGQREDLLDGAKRCLIERGYAHTTARDITAASGANLGSIGYHFGSKEALMNEAMIELSTEVVERLRKPEDASLTTTWQDLVDSFTEQRDLWTAVLESATQAIRFPELRERLADAQDEARKVLGERLSATDADAAGAVQFALIAGVMMQHLVAPDRAPSAETIVRGLKALAVGTA; encoded by the coding sequence ATGGGACAACGAGAGGACCTCCTCGACGGGGCCAAGCGCTGCCTGATCGAACGCGGCTACGCGCACACCACCGCCCGGGACATCACCGCGGCCTCGGGAGCGAACCTCGGCTCCATCGGATACCACTTCGGTTCCAAAGAGGCCCTCATGAACGAGGCCATGATCGAGCTGTCCACCGAGGTGGTCGAGCGCCTGCGGAAGCCGGAGGACGCTTCGCTCACCACCACCTGGCAGGACCTTGTCGACTCCTTCACCGAGCAGCGCGACCTGTGGACCGCTGTCCTGGAGAGCGCCACCCAGGCCATCCGCTTCCCGGAACTGCGCGAACGGCTCGCCGACGCCCAGGACGAAGCCCGGAAGGTCCTCGGCGAACGGCTGTCCGCCACCGACGCCGACGCGGCGGGTGCCGTCCAGTTCGCCCTCATCGCGGGCGTGATGATGCAGCACCTCGTCGCGCCGGACCGGGCCCCCAGCGCGGAAACGATCGTCCGCGGCCTGAAGGCCCTCGCCGTCGGCACGGCCTGA
- the lexA gene encoding transcriptional repressor LexA codes for MTAYQDLELFEEAASLPERQQKILLTIREWVMEYGYSPSTREIGEAVGLRSTSSVSKHLAALEEKGFLRRSSSISRPIDVRAFLHGTTSKASTEDSVPVPVVGDIAAGTPISAVEHVDDVMTLPRELTGRGNVFGLRVRGDSMIDAAICDGDIVVVKQQQEAHSGQIVAAMIDEEATVKVYRRRDGHVYLEPRNPAYDVIDGDRASVLGVVVSVLRSV; via the coding sequence ATGACCGCCTACCAAGATCTTGAGCTGTTCGAGGAAGCCGCTTCCCTGCCGGAACGGCAACAGAAGATCCTGCTGACCATCCGCGAATGGGTGATGGAGTACGGATACTCGCCGAGCACACGCGAGATCGGTGAAGCGGTCGGGCTCCGCTCGACGTCCTCGGTGTCGAAGCACCTCGCGGCCTTGGAGGAGAAGGGCTTCCTCCGCCGCAGCAGCTCGATCTCCCGCCCCATCGACGTCCGCGCCTTCCTGCACGGCACCACGTCGAAAGCGTCCACAGAGGACTCCGTTCCGGTGCCCGTCGTCGGTGACATCGCCGCGGGAACGCCGATCTCGGCCGTCGAGCACGTCGACGACGTGATGACCCTGCCGCGTGAACTCACCGGGCGCGGCAACGTCTTCGGGCTGCGGGTGCGCGGTGACTCGATGATCGACGCGGCGATCTGCGACGGTGACATCGTCGTGGTGAAGCAGCAGCAGGAGGCGCACTCCGGCCAGATCGTCGCCGCGATGATCGACGAAGAGGCCACGGTCAAGGTCTACCGCCGCCGCGACGGCCACGTGTACCTCGAACCGCGCAACCCCGCCTACGACGTCATCGACGGGGACCGCGCGAGCGTGCTCGGCGTCGTGGTGTCGGTCCTGCGCAGCGTCTGA
- a CDS encoding alpha/beta hydrolase, producing the protein MRKRVLITLTVAVTIVGVVFGGAFAFQRKLIYLPEAGPLAGAADVLPGGRDVTLTTADGLGLASWYFPVTGAKATVLVAPGNAGNRSYRVPMARALTARGLSVLLLDYRGYGGNPGEPSEDGLALDVRAAQDFLVREAGTPLIYFGESLGSAVVTELAVERPPSALVLRSPFADLASVGQRHYPFLPVRWLLRDEFPTRDNVARVKAPVIVVYGAADSIVPAEQSRAVARAAGAEVIEVPGADHNDPALSDGPELIGAIAGAVR; encoded by the coding sequence ATGCGCAAGAGGGTGTTGATCACGCTGACGGTGGCCGTCACCATCGTCGGTGTGGTCTTCGGTGGCGCGTTCGCCTTCCAGCGCAAGCTGATCTACCTCCCCGAGGCAGGTCCGCTCGCCGGTGCCGCCGACGTCCTGCCCGGCGGCAGGGACGTCACGCTCACCACCGCGGACGGGCTGGGCCTGGCGAGCTGGTACTTCCCGGTCACCGGCGCGAAGGCGACCGTGCTGGTCGCGCCGGGCAACGCCGGGAACCGGTCGTACCGCGTGCCGATGGCCCGCGCGCTGACCGCGCGCGGGCTCTCGGTGCTGCTCTTGGACTATCGCGGATACGGAGGCAATCCCGGAGAGCCGTCCGAGGACGGCCTCGCGCTGGACGTCCGTGCCGCGCAGGACTTCCTGGTACGCGAGGCCGGGACGCCGCTGATCTACTTCGGCGAGAGCCTCGGCTCCGCGGTCGTCACCGAACTGGCCGTCGAGCGGCCGCCGTCCGCACTCGTGTTGCGTTCGCCGTTCGCCGACCTCGCGTCGGTCGGACAGCGGCACTATCCGTTCCTGCCGGTCCGCTGGCTCCTGCGGGACGAGTTCCCGACGAGGGACAACGTCGCGCGGGTGAAGGCACCGGTGATCGTCGTGTACGGCGCCGCGGACTCGATCGTCCCGGCCGAGCAGAGCCGCGCCGTGGCGCGGGCGGCCGGTGCCGAGGTGATCGAGGTCCCCGGCGCCGATCACAACGATCCGGCGTTGTCCGACGGACCGGAACTGATCGGCGCCATCGCGGGCGCGGTTCGCTGA
- a CDS encoding nitroreductase/quinone reductase family protein — protein MTGFNDQVIEEFRRSKGKLGGMFEGWQLILLTTIGAKSGERRTNPLGYLEIDGKIVVVASNMGAPAHPGWYHNIRRDHRVTIETGIETYEAVAAVPPAAERDALFAKIVAAEPGFAEYQAKTTRVLPVVILHRIDDRVRGLGDFLVEVHDWLREELKTLRAGVDDLVAGRADTLFMEKSLRAHCVSFCEALTEHHTGEDMGAFPMLAQRFPALAPVLTELGEDHVVVADLQKRIRKLVEGYVHGESDPVRLRDEFDALAGTLEAHFAHEERTLVAALNVTAPG, from the coding sequence TTGACCGGCTTCAACGACCAGGTGATCGAAGAATTCAGGCGGAGCAAGGGAAAGCTCGGCGGCATGTTCGAGGGGTGGCAGCTGATCCTGCTCACCACCATCGGCGCCAAGAGTGGTGAGCGGCGAACGAATCCGCTGGGATATCTCGAAATCGACGGCAAGATCGTCGTCGTCGCTTCGAACATGGGGGCGCCGGCGCATCCGGGCTGGTATCACAACATCCGTCGTGACCACCGGGTCACGATCGAGACGGGGATCGAGACCTACGAGGCCGTCGCGGCCGTTCCGCCCGCGGCGGAGCGTGACGCGCTGTTCGCGAAGATCGTCGCCGCGGAGCCGGGTTTCGCTGAGTATCAGGCGAAAACGACGCGCGTGCTGCCGGTCGTGATCCTGCACCGGATCGACGACCGGGTGCGGGGGTTGGGGGACTTCCTGGTGGAGGTCCACGACTGGTTGCGGGAGGAGCTCAAGACGCTGCGCGCCGGGGTGGACGACCTCGTGGCCGGGCGTGCGGACACGCTCTTCATGGAGAAGTCCCTGCGGGCGCACTGTGTTTCGTTCTGCGAGGCGTTGACCGAACATCATACCGGCGAGGACATGGGAGCGTTTCCCATGCTGGCGCAACGGTTCCCGGCGCTCGCGCCGGTGTTGACCGAACTCGGGGAGGACCATGTCGTCGTCGCGGACCTGCAGAAGCGGATCCGGAAGCTCGTCGAGGGGTACGTCCACGGTGAGAGTGACCCCGTTCGCTTGCGCGACGAGTTCGACGCGCTCGCGGGGACGCTCGAAGCGCATTTCGCCCACGAAGAGCGGACGCTCGTGGCGGCGCTCAACGTGACGGCACCCGGCTGA
- a CDS encoding VOC family protein, with translation MYEIDFVEFPSSSAAGSGEFFETAFGWTAAAYGPTYTDVQGGGVVSFGFQQDTARRTAAPLVTIRTDDLERAKDSVEAAGGVVTAEPFSFPGGRRFHFREPGGAELAVWSPDS, from the coding sequence ATGTACGAAATCGACTTCGTCGAGTTCCCGTCGAGTTCGGCGGCGGGCTCGGGCGAATTCTTCGAAACGGCCTTTGGATGGACGGCGGCGGCGTACGGCCCGACGTACACCGACGTCCAGGGCGGCGGTGTGGTCTCGTTCGGTTTCCAGCAGGACACCGCGCGGCGGACGGCCGCGCCGCTGGTGACGATCCGCACCGACGACCTCGAACGGGCGAAGGATTCCGTCGAGGCCGCGGGCGGAGTCGTCACGGCCGAGCCGTTCTCGTTCCCCGGCGGGCGCCGGTTCCACTTCCGCGAGCCCGGCGGCGCCGAACTCGCGGTGTGGTCCCCGGATTCCTGA
- a CDS encoding VOC family protein codes for MTVTGPDFFSLQVRDLDRAAAFYETHLGLSRLPVAPPHAVVFGTKTIPFAVREPVPGTDLDAISPRPGSGVAMWLHADDAQGLHDRLADAGVTILTEPFDGPFGRTFAFADPDGYAITVHDKA; via the coding sequence ATGACCGTGACCGGACCCGATTTCTTCTCACTGCAGGTGCGCGACCTCGACCGTGCCGCCGCGTTCTACGAGACCCACCTCGGGCTGAGCAGGCTGCCCGTCGCACCGCCGCACGCGGTGGTGTTCGGCACGAAGACGATCCCGTTCGCGGTGCGGGAACCCGTGCCGGGCACGGATCTCGACGCCATCTCCCCGCGGCCGGGATCAGGGGTGGCGATGTGGCTGCACGCCGACGACGCGCAAGGCCTGCACGACCGGCTGGCCGACGCCGGCGTCACCATCCTCACGGAGCCGTTCGACGGGCCGTTCGGCCGCACGTTCGCCTTCGCGGACCCGGACGGCTACGCGATCACCGTGCACGACAAGGCCTGA
- a CDS encoding sigma-70 family RNA polymerase sigma factor, producing MRTDDAAFDRLVEPLRRELHAHCYRLLGSAHDADDALQDALLRAWRGMDRFEGRSSMRTWLYTIVTRTCLDIAAARGNRALPMDLGPSSERVVFEDAPATEVAWLGPYPDAPDARYERREAVELAFVAALQHLPGNQRAALVLFDVLGFSAAEIASTMDTSVAAVNSALQRARAIVAEKVPAPEGQRKLEDTRTREIAADFASALERGDADALVALLTKDVTWSMPPLMRWYSGIEAVTGFAVAVPLGRCPSWRTEVLTANGQPAVACYLGESADAVHRAWSINVLSLREDRIRGITSFLDADLFARFGLPPAKA from the coding sequence GTGCGCACCGACGACGCGGCGTTCGATCGCCTGGTCGAGCCGTTGCGCCGCGAGCTGCACGCCCACTGCTACCGACTGCTCGGCTCGGCCCACGACGCCGACGACGCCCTGCAGGACGCGCTCCTGCGAGCCTGGCGGGGGATGGACCGGTTCGAGGGCCGCAGCTCGATGCGCACCTGGCTCTACACCATCGTCACCCGCACCTGCCTGGACATCGCGGCCGCCCGCGGCAACCGGGCCTTGCCGATGGACCTGGGCCCGTCGAGCGAGCGAGTCGTGTTCGAAGACGCCCCGGCGACCGAGGTGGCGTGGCTCGGCCCGTACCCCGACGCACCGGACGCCAGGTACGAGCGGCGCGAGGCCGTCGAGCTGGCCTTCGTCGCCGCGCTGCAGCACCTGCCTGGCAACCAGCGGGCCGCGCTGGTGCTCTTCGACGTCCTCGGTTTCTCCGCCGCCGAAATCGCGTCCACAATGGACACTTCGGTCGCGGCGGTGAACAGCGCGCTGCAACGCGCGCGGGCGATCGTGGCCGAGAAGGTCCCGGCGCCCGAGGGGCAGCGGAAGCTCGAAGACACCCGGACACGCGAGATCGCGGCGGACTTCGCGTCCGCGCTGGAGCGTGGCGACGCCGACGCTCTCGTGGCGTTGCTGACCAAGGACGTCACCTGGTCCATGCCCCCGCTCATGCGCTGGTACAGCGGCATCGAGGCCGTGACCGGCTTCGCCGTCGCGGTCCCGCTGGGCCGGTGCCCGAGCTGGCGCACCGAGGTCCTCACCGCCAACGGGCAGCCTGCCGTCGCCTGCTACCTGGGCGAATCGGCCGACGCCGTCCATCGAGCCTGGTCCATCAACGTGCTTTCCCTGCGCGAAGACCGGATCCGCGGGATCACCTCGTTCCTCGACGCGGACCTGTTCGCGCGGTTCGGCCTTCCCCCGGCGAAGGCCTGA
- a CDS encoding nuclear transport factor 2 family protein has product MTTTPNALSVLKGMYAAEAEYLAAGGPGEAAFAPLAPFFSPAVVLHQADSLPYGGIWRGHEGMERFFAAMSDTWGVFDMVEQSFLSETSPLVVLTHVHARARATGRELDFPILQTITVEDGRITEVRPFYWDTAAIAAACTNYHSADDRLPRS; this is encoded by the coding sequence GTGACAACGACACCAAACGCCCTGTCCGTGCTCAAGGGCATGTACGCGGCCGAAGCCGAGTACCTCGCCGCGGGCGGTCCCGGCGAGGCCGCCTTCGCGCCGCTCGCCCCGTTCTTCTCCCCCGCCGTGGTGCTGCACCAGGCGGATTCCTTGCCCTACGGCGGAATCTGGCGCGGCCACGAGGGAATGGAGCGGTTCTTCGCCGCGATGAGCGACACCTGGGGCGTCTTCGACATGGTGGAGCAGAGCTTCCTGAGCGAGACCAGCCCGCTGGTCGTCCTGACCCACGTGCACGCCCGTGCCAGGGCCACCGGCCGCGAGCTGGACTTCCCGATCCTGCAGACGATCACCGTCGAGGACGGGCGCATCACCGAGGTGCGGCCGTTCTACTGGGACACCGCGGCGATCGCGGCGGCCTGCACGAACTACCATTCCGCTGATGACCGCCTACCAAGATCTTGA
- a CDS encoding MarR family winged helix-turn-helix transcriptional regulator has protein sequence MSQGEQVGPLDQAVGYMLKRAATALRTAMDTALRPLDLTVPQYSCLEVLSQRPGLSNAELARAVFVSRQSMNLVLRGLQDRGLITRPTTAPQGRALPSTLTPAGRERLRAASGVVRAIQDRMLTPFSADERDRLLHDLAACADALASEE, from the coding sequence ATGAGTCAAGGCGAGCAGGTCGGGCCCCTGGACCAAGCGGTGGGGTACATGCTGAAACGAGCGGCGACGGCGCTCCGGACGGCGATGGACACCGCGTTGCGCCCCCTCGACCTGACCGTGCCGCAGTACTCCTGTCTCGAAGTGCTCTCGCAGCGGCCGGGGCTGTCCAACGCGGAACTGGCCAGGGCCGTGTTCGTCAGCCGGCAGTCGATGAACCTGGTCCTGCGCGGATTGCAGGACCGCGGGCTCATCACCCGCCCGACGACGGCGCCTCAGGGCCGCGCCCTGCCCAGCACGCTCACCCCCGCCGGACGCGAACGGCTCCGCGCCGCCAGCGGCGTCGTGCGCGCGATCCAGGACCGGATGCTCACGCCGTTTTCGGCGGACGAGCGGGACCGGCTGCTCCACGACCTCGCCGCCTGCGCCGACGCGCTCGCGTCCGAGGAATGA
- a CDS encoding helix-turn-helix domain-containing protein: MPRPRVHDLDRLLDAAERLVVETGAHGVTVRSLAAAAGVSNGTIYHAFGSLGALLARVWLRAAGEFLDLQTELSDQAEDPVEAVTAAAGTPAAFADRRPEAARLLITVKKEDVLGPQVPDDLAGELLALDKRLIALLVRLAERLWDRRDAQAVEVLTTCVVDLPKALFRRAFAAGEPISEDSRTRLTAAVRAILLLPPPRKD; the protein is encoded by the coding sequence ATGCCCCGGCCCCGCGTGCACGACCTGGACAGGCTGCTCGACGCGGCCGAACGCCTCGTCGTCGAGACGGGCGCCCACGGAGTCACCGTCCGGTCCCTCGCGGCCGCCGCGGGAGTGTCCAACGGCACGATCTACCACGCCTTCGGCTCACTCGGCGCCTTGCTGGCCCGCGTCTGGCTCCGTGCGGCGGGCGAGTTCCTCGACCTCCAGACCGAGCTGTCGGATCAAGCGGAAGACCCGGTCGAGGCGGTCACGGCCGCGGCGGGCACACCGGCCGCGTTCGCCGACCGGAGGCCGGAGGCGGCCCGCCTGCTCATCACCGTCAAGAAGGAAGACGTACTCGGCCCGCAGGTCCCCGACGACCTCGCGGGCGAACTCCTGGCACTCGACAAACGCCTGATCGCGCTCCTGGTCCGGCTCGCCGAGCGGCTCTGGGACCGGCGGGACGCGCAAGCCGTCGAGGTGCTGACCACCTGCGTGGTCGATCTGCCGAAAGCCCTGTTCCGCCGCGCGTTCGCCGCGGGCGAGCCGATCTCCGAAGACTCCCGCACCCGGCTCACCGCCGCGGTCCGCGCCATACTCCTGCTCCCACCCCCACGAAAGGATTGA
- a CDS encoding HNH endonuclease signature motif containing protein, with amino-acid sequence MASNDVSPGTSTVWWRVDTATLHARKQELEVIKRRADAEQNAILAEINSRGVRGCGGHSTLSALIFEDFLVTDKEAGDRADRVLALHPGSAIGGDPEPPLAPLTAQAAAEGAIGGSQIDAIIRTLARIPSTVPEEDVRAGEKILVELARRAGPRQIARAGRRLLDELDPDGKEPRNEDPKDTRPELRFVKHRDGTLGLKARLDLETYARLKTTSWNLPGQAGEATHILVTMSYDDLIRDLGEAHLDLVGPISATDARILACDARVRPGVLGTAGEPLDIGRSKRTVSLAQKYALTIRDCAFPGCDMPVPRCTAHHIVFWRHHGETKIDNLVLLCTKHHRLIHHSEWKVQIAQDGLPEFTPPAYLDPTGTPRRNTMHLRT; translated from the coding sequence GTGGCCAGCAACGATGTATCTCCGGGGACGTCCACCGTGTGGTGGCGCGTCGATACTGCAACGCTGCATGCCCGCAAGCAGGAATTGGAAGTCATCAAGCGTCGGGCGGATGCGGAGCAGAACGCGATCCTGGCAGAAATCAATTCCCGCGGCGTTCGCGGATGCGGCGGGCATTCGACGTTGTCGGCGCTGATATTCGAGGACTTCTTGGTGACGGACAAGGAAGCCGGCGACCGCGCCGATCGGGTCCTCGCTTTGCATCCCGGCTCGGCTATCGGCGGAGACCCCGAACCACCGCTGGCCCCGTTGACCGCCCAAGCAGCCGCCGAGGGCGCGATCGGCGGGTCGCAGATCGACGCGATCATCCGCACCCTCGCCCGTATTCCGTCCACCGTGCCGGAGGAAGACGTACGAGCCGGAGAGAAGATCCTGGTCGAGTTGGCTCGGCGTGCGGGGCCGCGGCAGATCGCCCGTGCCGGACGCCGCCTGCTGGACGAACTCGACCCCGACGGCAAAGAACCCCGCAACGAAGACCCCAAAGACACCCGTCCAGAGTTGCGGTTCGTCAAACACCGCGACGGCACCCTCGGCCTGAAAGCCAGACTCGATCTCGAAACCTATGCGCGGTTGAAGACCACCAGCTGGAACCTCCCCGGCCAAGCCGGGGAAGCCACGCACATCCTGGTCACCATGTCCTACGACGACCTCATCCGGGACCTCGGCGAAGCACACCTCGACCTCGTCGGGCCGATCAGTGCCACCGACGCGAGGATCCTCGCCTGTGATGCGCGGGTGCGCCCGGGTGTTCTCGGTACCGCGGGCGAACCGCTCGACATAGGGCGGTCGAAACGGACCGTGTCGCTGGCGCAGAAGTACGCGCTGACGATCCGCGACTGCGCCTTCCCCGGCTGCGATATGCCGGTACCCCGCTGTACGGCCCATCACATTGTTTTCTGGCGCCACCACGGCGAAACGAAGATCGACAACCTCGTGCTGCTGTGCACGAAGCACCACCGGTTGATCCACCACAGCGAATGGAAGGTCCAGATCGCCCAGGACGGCCTGCCGGAGTTCACCCCGCCCGCCTACCTCGACCCCACCGGAACACCCAGGCGCAACACCATGCACCTCAGGACATAG